The window CGCGGATTCCAGCCCAAACGCCTGCCGATGCGCAACCAACTCCTCGCGCTGCGGTCCATCCCCCACCATCACCAGGTCCCAGGCCGCGTCCGGTGGAGTCTCCTTCCGGTAAGCCGCAAAAGCGTCCATCAGACGGAAGAGGTTCTTCTTCTCCACGAAGCGACAGGACGAGAGGAAGTACCGCTCGGGCAGGCCGTTCTTCTCTCGAACAGCCGTGGCATTCTCTCGGACTTCCTCTGCCTTGCTTCGGAAGTAATCGTTATCGACGACATCGTATCCGCCGACGATTCGGTCTGCCTTGAGGCCCAGATGCACGAGGTAATCGCCATGGCGCTCGCCGGCAACGATGCCTGCGGAGAAGAGCTCGACAAGGCGACGCTTCACCCATTCCTTCACGAAATGCCTCGGCGCATCGATCTCCTGACTGTCAGACATGGCGATGACCGGAATCTTTTTCCTGGAACACCACTGAATCGCCGCCAAAGCGCCGTTGTCCGACCAGCCGCCCACGGCCAGGGCGCATGGTTTCAAATCGCGCAATGCCTCGTCGAGCCGACGAGCGACTTCCCCCATCGAATGATCGCGAGAGTCGGAGTCCTTGAACAAAGTCACGCGGCGGACATTCTCCGGCAGATCCACATGATCCCAGGCGTAGGTCTTCGTTGTCGCGGAGAGTTCCACAGCCACCACTTCGCCATGACGCGCAGCACCGCGTAAGCGGGCCTGATGATAAGGCCCGATACGGTGGAACAGAATGGCGAGCGGAGATGTCATTCCGTGCAAATCGTCCTAGCTTGAGATGGCCTTGCGGCGTTCGGCGAACGCCCGGCTCAGCACAGCCCGGAGCTTCTCCGCCCCAGGTTCCAATTCCCGTCCGCGAGCCGATGCCAGCGCACCCTTGGCGTGCTCGACCAGCAGGCTTCGATCGTCGATGTACTTCTGCAGAGCCTCGGCGA of the bacterium genome contains:
- a CDS encoding glycosyltransferase, whose protein sequence is MTSPLAILFHRIGPYHQARLRGAARHGEVVAVELSATTKTYAWDHVDLPENVRRVTLFKDSDSRDHSMGEVARRLDEALRDLKPCALAVGGWSDNGALAAIQWCSRKKIPVIAMSDSQEIDAPRHFVKEWVKRRLVELFSAGIVAGERHGDYLVHLGLKADRIVGGYDVVDNDYFRSKAEEVRENATAVREKNGLPERYFLSSCRFVEKKNLFRLMDAFAAYRKETPPDAAWDLVMVGDGPQREELVAHRQAFGLESAIHFPGFQQIDTLPEFYGLASAFVLASTVDQWGLVVNEAMASALPVLVSRNCGSSELVEEGRNGFAFNPRDTQDIARCLKAVSGADADPVAMGKRSLEIVAGYSPEVFGENIWKAAEIAQKAPPPKGSMITPVLFRVLDWEYQKLRGDTAG